The Candidatus Babeliales bacterium nucleotide sequence CATAAAAAGATGATTTCCATTGCACAGTTGCCAGGGATTGTACGAGAAGGATTTATGCTGATACAAGCGTCCATTATTATGGTCATTTTGGCATCAATTTTGGGAAATTTTTTACGAGTTGATTTGCACACGGGTAGTTATTTGGCCTATCTGTTGTTAGGTACAGCGCCATTGTTTTTACTACCAGCTCTTTTGTTTATTGTTTCTTTAACTGTGACATTAATGACTGGTTCTGCATGGGGCGCATTTTCAATGTTGATTCCTATTTCAACGCAGATGTTAATTTCCTTTTTACAGTTAGATACTCCGGTAACGCTTGATCAGATACCTATATTGTTTCCTGCTCTTGGGGCGGTGCTTTCTGGTGCTGCGTGTGGAAATCACCTATCACCTTTTGCAGAGACGACTATTATGACCGCAACGAGCACTGGGATAGAGCCTTTGGAACATGCAAGAACGCAATTTGTATATGCAGTTCCTGTAGTGGTTGGTACCATTATATCGTTCATTGTGGCTGGATTGATGAGTAATTACGGACTATTTCAGAGTTTTCTGGTGTCTACTAGCGTGGGGATTACGGCAATTATATTGCTGTTGATGATTTTTAGTTATGGCAGAAAACAAGGTTAAATAAAGTGTTTTTATTGACCGCTTTGCAATTATTGGCTACCTTAGAAGAAAGAGCCCCCTCTTAAAAAAAATAAATGACAAAAGATTGTTCACGTAAAGGGTTGTTGATTATGAATATGAATAAAACGTTTTATCCACGCAAAGAAGATGTAGCAGCTGGATGGTGTCATATTGATGCTGATGGTAAAGTTCTTGGACGTTTGGCTACATTTGTTGCGGATAGACTGCGTGGTAAAGACAAAGCACACTATACACCGCACACTGATTGTGGCGATTATGTGGTAATTACCAATGCAGATAAAATCTTTCTTTCTGGCGACAAATGGGAAGATAAAGAGTATGTTACTGTAAGTGGTTGGAAAGGTGGAAAAAAAGAAACTTCCGCTAAAGACTTGCACAAAAAGCATCCAACGCATCTTGTTGAATTGGCAGTAAAACGTATGTTGCCTAAAAACAAACTCAGCAGACAAATCATTAAAAAGCTTAAAGTATACGCAGGATCAGAACATCCCCACTTCGCTCAAGGGCCAGTAACGGTTGAATTAGAAATACAACAACCGCGCGGCTAAGCTCTCATAAAAGCTATTAAAAAAGGCAGGACATTGAAAAATGTCCTGCCTTTTTTTTGTTCTAACCCTTCGATACGTTTTTGCAAGCAAAAACACTCAGGGTGAGCGGAAGTTTTCCGCCGCTCGTCCTGAGTGTTTTTTTGTAGCTTTTAGCGAAAAAAAATGTATCGAAGGATGGCGTCTGTCTTATCGCAATTTAAAGAATTTAAGCACTGAATCAATGTAAGGACTTACAATTCTACTCACATCCTGAGTTGTTAAATAAATAAACAGAATGATAAACATGATCCATGTTGCGATGTGAATGTATTCGCGAACTTTGTTTGGTATAGGGCGACCAATTATGGCCTCTATTGAATAAAAAAGAATTTGTCCGCCATCAAGTATTGGTAATGGGATAAGATTCAGCACGGCCAAATTTATGCTGATAATTGCAAGCAAGAGAAGAAAGATCTGCCAACCAGCCGCAGCACCTTTGACTGTCATAGCAATAATCATAACAGGTCCAGCAACGTTGTTGATGCCTTTTCTGCTGAATAAATTGGAAAAGCCAGCACATGTATTTTTTATCCAGGTATTGCACAGGGCAATGCCTTTGATGATCGCGTCCTTGAGGGAATGGGGCGGAGTTGGTAGAAAATCAAATTCAACGCCAAGAGTTCCGATTGTTGTTGTTTCTGTGG carries:
- the rplM gene encoding 50S ribosomal protein L13 encodes the protein MNMNKTFYPRKEDVAAGWCHIDADGKVLGRLATFVADRLRGKDKAHYTPHTDCGDYVVITNADKIFLSGDKWEDKEYVTVSGWKGGKKETSAKDLHKKHPTHLVELAVKRMLPKNKLSRQIIKKLKVYAGSEHPHFAQGPVTVELEIQQPRG